One window from the genome of Breoghania sp. L-A4 encodes:
- a CDS encoding FAD-dependent monooxygenase has product MADIETDILIIGTGPAGSAAAALLSSAGVDTMMINRYRWLANTPRAHITNQRALEVLRDLGPEVEAEAYLHGTHQDLMGENVFCTSLAGEEIGRMKSWGKHPLKRAEHQLASPSHMIDLPQTFMEPILYKTACSRGTQARMSTQYLSHTQDSDGVTSTCLDRLTGKEFTIRSRYLIGADGGNSKVAEDAGLPFEGQMGVAGSMNILFRADLSRYVAHRPSVLYWVLQPGADVGGIGMGLVRMVRPWNEWLIVWGYDINEPAPEVDAEFATRVARDLVGDPELEIELLSASVWTVNNMYATHMQNGRVFCMGDATHRHPPSNGLGSNTSIQDAFNLAWKLAMVIKGQAGPALLDSYSLERAPVAKQVVTRANKSIEEFGPIFQALGLLDSVDPVKMQANMDARCDDTPEAEEQRAAIRKAIAAKVYEFDAHGVEMNQRYASGAVVTDGQPEPAFERDAELHYQPTTWPGARLPHVWLDSDRHGKASSLDLAGKGRFTVLTGIGGEPWVVAAQEVGAELGLEIAAHVIGPRQEWQDLTGDWAAAREVRDSGVVLVRPDHHVCWRRDSVADDPAAELRRVLRQILDRGE; this is encoded by the coding sequence ATGGCCGATATTGAAACCGATATTCTCATCATCGGCACGGGCCCCGCGGGCTCGGCCGCCGCCGCGCTGCTGTCGAGCGCCGGCGTCGACACCATGATGATCAACCGTTACCGCTGGCTGGCGAACACGCCGCGCGCCCACATCACCAACCAGCGCGCGCTGGAGGTGCTGCGCGATCTCGGCCCGGAGGTGGAGGCGGAGGCCTATCTGCACGGCACGCATCAGGACCTGATGGGCGAGAACGTTTTCTGCACCTCGCTGGCGGGCGAGGAGATCGGCCGCATGAAGAGCTGGGGCAAGCATCCGCTCAAGCGCGCCGAACACCAGCTTGCCTCGCCCTCACACATGATCGATCTGCCGCAAACCTTCATGGAGCCGATCCTCTACAAGACCGCGTGTTCGCGCGGCACCCAGGCGCGCATGTCGACGCAGTACCTGTCTCACACGCAGGATTCCGACGGCGTCACATCGACGTGCCTGGACCGGCTGACGGGCAAGGAATTCACGATTCGATCGCGCTATCTGATCGGCGCGGACGGCGGCAATTCCAAGGTCGCGGAGGACGCGGGCCTGCCGTTCGAGGGTCAGATGGGCGTCGCGGGTTCGATGAACATCCTGTTCCGCGCCGATCTCTCCAGATACGTCGCCCACCGCCCCTCGGTGCTCTACTGGGTGCTGCAACCCGGTGCGGATGTGGGCGGCATCGGCATGGGGCTGGTGCGCATGGTGCGCCCCTGGAACGAATGGCTGATCGTCTGGGGCTATGACATCAACGAGCCCGCGCCGGAGGTGGACGCGGAATTCGCCACCAGGGTGGCGCGCGATCTCGTCGGCGATCCGGAGCTCGAGATCGAGCTTCTCTCGGCCTCGGTCTGGACCGTCAACAACATGTACGCCACGCACATGCAGAACGGCCGCGTCTTCTGCATGGGCGACGCCACCCACCGGCATCCGCCGTCCAACGGGCTCGGCTCCAACACCTCGATCCAGGATGCCTTCAATCTGGCGTGGAAACTGGCAATGGTGATCAAGGGTCAGGCTGGGCCGGCGCTGCTCGACAGCTACAGTCTCGAGCGCGCCCCCGTTGCCAAACAGGTCGTCACCCGCGCCAACAAGTCGATCGAGGAGTTCGGTCCGATCTTCCAGGCGCTCGGGCTTCTGGACTCCGTCGATCCGGTGAAGATGCAGGCCAACATGGATGCCCGTTGCGACGACACGCCGGAGGCGGAGGAGCAGCGCGCCGCCATTCGCAAGGCGATCGCGGCGAAGGTCTACGAGTTCGACGCGCACGGTGTGGAGATGAACCAGCGCTACGCCTCGGGTGCCGTGGTTACCGACGGCCAGCCGGAACCGGCGTTCGAGCGGGACGCGGAGCTGCATTATCAGCCCACCACATGGCCCGGCGCGCGGCTGCCGCACGTCTGGCTCGACAGCGACCGGCACGGCAAGGCCTCCTCGTTGGATCTTGCCGGCAAGGGCCGCTTCACGGTGCTCACCGGAATCGGCGGTGAGCCCTGGGTCGTGGCGGCACAGGAGGTCGGCGCGGAACTGGGGCTTGAGATCGCCGCGCATGTGATCGGTCCGCGCCAGGAATGGCAGGATCTGACCGGCGACTGGGCGGCCGCGCGCGAGGTGCGCGACAGCGGCGTTGTGCTGGTGCGCCCCGATCATCACGTATGCTGGCGGCGAGATTCGGTGGCCGATGATCCCGCGGCCGAGCTGCGCCGCGTGCTGAGACAGATTCTGGACAGGGGGGAGTAG